The Strix aluco isolate bStrAlu1 chromosome 1, bStrAlu1.hap1, whole genome shotgun sequence genome has a window encoding:
- the FAM210A gene encoding protein FAM210A isoform X1 yields the protein MQRSLLHTASQLAHGTCLGFPRTSIFQCLKGQSALSNVECKVILAVDPPKRCLHAGAAHFASKKSAFSSQPADTPHKVPEERNPLTSATDTPKQSPVESDSSDPDPLQDKSISLVQRFKKTFKQYGKVMIPVHLLTSTVWFGSFYYAAMKGVNVVPFLELIGLPDSIVNILKNSQSGNALTAYALYKLGDLVVLEETFKMWKHYNRLKREDCAGFIFEVLKEQIATPARYTVTLGGTSITVKYLRKNGYMSTPPPVKEYLQDRMEETKDKITEKMEETKDKITEKIQETKDKVSFKKIKD from the exons ATGCAGCGGAGTCTATTACATACTGCATCTCAACTGGCACATGGGACATGTTTGGGTTTTCCTCGAACTAGTATCTTTCAGTGCTTAAAAGGACAATCAGCATTGTCTAATGTTGAATGCAAAGTGATTTTGGCAGTGGACCCTCCTAAACGATGTCTTCATGCAGGTGCAGCGCACTTCGCCTCAAAGAAAAGTGCTTTTTCATCACAGCCAGCAGACACTCCTCACAAAGTACCAGAAGAGAGAAATCCTTTGACTTCAGCCACTGATACACCCAAGCAGAGCCCTGTAGAGTCAGATTCTTCAGATCCTGATCCGTTACAAGACAAATCAATTAGTCTTGTTCAGAGATTCAAGAAAACTTTTAAACAGTATGGAAAAGTCATGATTCCAGTGCATCTTCTGACTTCCACTGTATGGTTTGGATCCTTTTACTATGCAGCCATGAA agGAGTGAATGTTGTTCCATTCCTAGAGTTGATCGGCTTACCAGACAGCATAGTAAACATCCTAAAAAATTCCCAGAGTGGAAATGCACTAACTGCATATGCATTGTATAAA CTGGGAGATCTGGTAGTGTTGGAAGAAACTTTCAAGATGTGGAAGCACTACAATAGGTTGAAAAGGGAAGACTGTGCAGGCTTCATCTTTGAAGTTCTGAAAGAACAG ATTGCAACTCCTGCCAGATACACTGTGACTTTGGGAGGAACATCCATCACTGTTAAATATCTACGTAAGAATGGCTACATGTCCACACCACCACCAGTAAAGGAATATCTGCAAGATAGGATGGAGGAAACGAAGGATAAaattacagagaagatggaggaaACAAAGGATAAAATTACAGAGAAGATACAAGAAACCAAAGataaagtttcatttaaaaagataaaGGACTAA
- the FAM210A gene encoding protein FAM210A isoform X2: MQRSLLHTASQLAHGTCLGFPRTSIFQCLKGQSALSNVECKVILAVDPPKRCLHAGAAHFASKKSAFSSQPADTPHKVPEERNPLTSATDTPKQSPVESDSSDPDPLQDKSISLVQRFKKTFKQYGKVMIPVHLLTSTVWFGSFYYAAMKGVNVVPFLELIGLPDSIVNILKNSQSGNALTAYALYKIATPARYTVTLGGTSITVKYLRKNGYMSTPPPVKEYLQDRMEETKDKITEKMEETKDKITEKIQETKDKVSFKKIKD; this comes from the exons ATGCAGCGGAGTCTATTACATACTGCATCTCAACTGGCACATGGGACATGTTTGGGTTTTCCTCGAACTAGTATCTTTCAGTGCTTAAAAGGACAATCAGCATTGTCTAATGTTGAATGCAAAGTGATTTTGGCAGTGGACCCTCCTAAACGATGTCTTCATGCAGGTGCAGCGCACTTCGCCTCAAAGAAAAGTGCTTTTTCATCACAGCCAGCAGACACTCCTCACAAAGTACCAGAAGAGAGAAATCCTTTGACTTCAGCCACTGATACACCCAAGCAGAGCCCTGTAGAGTCAGATTCTTCAGATCCTGATCCGTTACAAGACAAATCAATTAGTCTTGTTCAGAGATTCAAGAAAACTTTTAAACAGTATGGAAAAGTCATGATTCCAGTGCATCTTCTGACTTCCACTGTATGGTTTGGATCCTTTTACTATGCAGCCATGAA agGAGTGAATGTTGTTCCATTCCTAGAGTTGATCGGCTTACCAGACAGCATAGTAAACATCCTAAAAAATTCCCAGAGTGGAAATGCACTAACTGCATATGCATTGTATAAA ATTGCAACTCCTGCCAGATACACTGTGACTTTGGGAGGAACATCCATCACTGTTAAATATCTACGTAAGAATGGCTACATGTCCACACCACCACCAGTAAAGGAATATCTGCAAGATAGGATGGAGGAAACGAAGGATAAaattacagagaagatggaggaaACAAAGGATAAAATTACAGAGAAGATACAAGAAACCAAAGataaagtttcatttaaaaagataaaGGACTAA